A window of the Henckelia pumila isolate YLH828 chromosome 3, ASM3356847v2, whole genome shotgun sequence genome harbors these coding sequences:
- the LOC140889162 gene encoding uncharacterized protein has product MNSFKRLIISYFGKFTKNETGIWVWNGKDTKSLLVPATISYTELCNKVQEILSVNCLTQKIVMQFVVPGMLHVPISPVEITSEDDLQWFISIHEQVPLCISLEEKTSIDSTPNVEPITVGNHSSPCVNGALQDSEIENIVNCLDVEGRGVSNHVLDNDQFVEMQQDYRELEGNENGIDDLFKNSNENAAHGSVPISMNENIIRASSSCSKTHRRLEKVLPSESFHDESDVQADQLFQNKRELQSKLHMLALRKKFEFKVKKSNKSVISVVCIDDNCKWSMRATKLQDSDYFQVRKYTSMHTCSLDFRHNGHRQASSWAISQHIMSRLQDLNQSYRPSTIIGDIRREFGINLSYRKAWKSKEHALELIRGSPEDGYGNLASYCYILEKNNPGTTTYIQTDQGDRFLYFFLSLGPSIRGFHSSMRPVICVDGTFLKCKYKGTLIIATCQDANGQIYPIAWGIVDSENDSSWLWFMSRLKEQIGDSNRLVFISDQHKSITKAIRMIFPQSHHGHCIWHMEQNIKVKFHTKGLIPLFKSAAEAYRMSEFENYMTEIYKKNEKLGKYLEDAGYDSWSRAHFKGNRYNIMTSKNADSMNALLKSQREYPITALIEHIRSVMQKWFYERLEEAKACMTQLTPKFEEILRKTLDASSILKVNPVTTHEFQVGLDTTNMDVVNVAQRTCSCKKFEILEIPCRHALVAAMSRGISIYSLCSEYYKTTSWRTSYAEPIHPIDKQIDWLIPDEVQGRVILPPCVRRPCGRPRTRRMRSMGEIPRMRHCSTCGSTGHNKKSCTNSTPTLT; this is encoded by the exons ATGAATTCATTCAAAAGACTCATTATTTCTTATTTCGGAAAATTTACAAAAAATGAGACTGGTATTTGGGTTTGGAATGGAAAAGATACAAAGTCTTTGCTTGTACCAGCTACAATTTCATACACGGAGTTGTGCAATAAGGTTCAAGAGATCCTGAGCGTTAATTGTTTGACTCAAAAGATCGTGATGCAATTTGTTGTCCCGGGTATGCTACATGTTCCTATTTCTCCAGTTGAAATCACATCAGAAGATGACCTACAATGGTTTATTTCTATTCATGAACAAGTTCCTCTTTGTATATCTCTTGAAGAAAAAACATCAATTGATTCAACTCCAAATGTTGAACCAATTACTGTTGGTAATCATTCTTCTCCTTGTGTGAATGGTGCATTACAAGATTCTGAAATTGAAAATATTGTGAATTGTTTGGATGTTGAAGGAAGAGGGGTGTCAAATCATGTCTTGGACAATGATCAATTTGTTGAAATGCAACAGGATTATCGAGAATTAGAAG GAAACGAAAATGGcattgatgatttatttaagaATAGCAATGAAAATGCAGCACACGGTTCTGTACCAATATCAATGAATGAGAACATCATTAGAGCTTCATCAAGTTGCTCAAAAACTCATAGAAGGTTAGAGAAAGTGTTGCCATCTGAATCATTTCATGATGAATCTGATGTTCAGGCGGATCAGTTGTTTCAAAACAAAAGAGAGCTGCAATCAAAGTTACACATGCTTGCCTTGAGGaaaaaatttgaattcaaaGTTAAAAAGTCTAACAAGTCAGTAATTTCAGTTGTATGTATTGATGATAACTGCAAATGGAGTATGAGGGCAACAAAGCTACAAGATTCGGACTATTTTCAGGTTCGTAAATATACATCTATGCATACATGTTCATTGGATTTTCGGCATAATGGACACAGGCAAGCAAGTAGTTGGGCAATCAGTCAGCACATCATGTCAAGATTGCAAGATCTTAACCAATCATATAGGCCATCTACCATAATTGGTGATATACGCAGAGAATTTGGCATAAACTTGAGTTATCGCAAGGCATGGAAGTCCAAAGAGCATGCACTTGAGCTGATTAGGGGGTCACCTGAAGATGGTTATGGGAATTTGGCGTCATATTGCTATATCTTGGAGAAGAATAATCCTGGAACAACTACATATATTCAAACAGATCAAGGTGACCGTTTTTTGTACTTCTTCTTGTCTTTAGGACCAAGTATACGTGGTTTTCATTCTTCAATGAGACCTGTTATATGTGTTGATGGTACTTTTCTAAAATGTAAATACAAAGGGACCTTGATAATTGCAACATGTCAAGATGCCAATGGACAAATTTATCCGATTGCTTGGGGTATTGTGGATTCTGAGAATGATTCATCATGGTTGTGGTTTATGTCAAGACTGAAAGAACAAATTGGTGACTCCAATCGATTGGTATTTATATCTGATCAACATAAGAGTATTACTAAAGCAATCAGAATGATATTTCCACAATCTCATCATGGTCATTGTATTTGGCACATGGAGCAAAATATTAAGGTAAAGTTTCATACAAAAGGTCTCATACCTTTGTTCAAATCTGCCGCTGAAGCTTATCGAATGTCCGAGTTTGAAAATTATATGACAGAAATATACAAAAAGAATGAGAAACTTGGAAAATACTTGGAGGATGCAGGTTATGATTCTTGGTCAAGAGCTCATTTTAAAGGGAACCGCTATAATATTATGACATCAAAAAATGCAGATTCTATGAATGCTCTGTTAAAATCTCAAAGGGAATATCCGATCACTGCTTTGATTGAACACATACGATCAGTTATGCAAAAGTGGTTTTATGAGCGTCTTGAAGAGGCAAAAGCATGCATGACGCAGTTGACCCCAAAGTTTGAAGAAATCTTACGCAAGACACTTGATGCTTCTTCAATTCTCAAGGTGAACCCTGTAACAACACACGAGTTTCAGGTTGGTTTGGATACAACTAATATGGATGTTGTGAATGTTGCACAACGTACATGTTCATgtaagaaatttgagatattagAAATTCCATGTAGACATGCACTTGTTGCTGCAATGTCAAGAGGGATTTCGATTTATAGTTTATGCTCTGAATATTATAAAACTACATCTTGGAGAACCTCTTATGCCGAACCAATTCACCCTATAGATAAACAGATAGATTGGTTGATTCCAGACGAAGTTCAAGGAAGGGTTATTTTACCTCCATGTGTGAGGCGACCGTGTGGAAGACCACGAACAAGAAGGATGAGATCTATGGGTGAAATACCTCGTATGCGTCATTGCTCTACATGTGGTTCTACTGGACACAATAAAAAAAGTTGCACAAATTCTACTCCTACTTTGACTTGA